Proteins from a genomic interval of Clostridium sp. 'deep sea':
- a CDS encoding ATP-binding protein has translation MDRYSLRKQVIIVTTVIIIAIVFLYTTIISSNFKDYHIENQKSKMNSQCRLIADILLSNKNDVDLETYTDEKINYLSSVTNARITLVDHTGLVIADSEVPNVRALDNHITRKEINDAILKGTGEALRHSNTLKTDMLYYAFKVATQNNKIYFIRLAVPLSEIDQLLNQQMISIVLVTLVGVILLILLNSILIKRLVNPLESVNDAFSLLAKGKTGLVLNIKPSNIETKQLIKAFNNMSLQIKENIDNIENREMELTTLITSMANGLLYINEKGYTKIINPAARKLLSYTGTSNAEYVTVIRNTKLINIVEQALADKQASHNEIMLQLKTGSHIIQLMTVPLYTHNNTDFRGIMLLMHDITAIRHIEQTRKDLIANVSHDLRTPITSIAGFVETILHMDEDDENIKEFLSIIYKETERLKKLIDDLLELAKLEAGQLNITLSEVSIEQVITNVLTRYSSRAKQKNIIIDNKVKNTSSIKADFFRVEQILDNVISNALKYTPNNGVITISTSYDKDYLSLKVLDSGYGIDSSKLNRITEQFYRTDRGRTRDSGGHGLGLAIVKNLIEAQNGELIINSELGHGTEVILKFMLL, from the coding sequence ATGGATAGATATTCTTTAAGAAAACAAGTTATTATTGTAACAACTGTAATTATAATAGCAATTGTTTTTTTGTATACCACTATTATCAGTAGTAACTTTAAAGACTATCATATTGAAAATCAAAAGTCTAAAATGAACAGCCAATGTAGGCTAATAGCTGATATTCTGCTTAGCAATAAAAATGATGTGGATTTAGAGACCTATACTGATGAAAAGATAAACTATTTATCATCAGTGACAAATGCCCGAATAACATTGGTAGATCACACTGGTTTAGTTATAGCCGATTCCGAGGTGCCTAATGTTAGGGCTTTAGATAACCATATTACTCGTAAAGAAATCAACGATGCAATATTAAAAGGTACTGGTGAGGCTTTAAGACATAGTAATACCTTAAAAACAGATATGTTATATTATGCATTTAAAGTAGCAACTCAAAATAATAAGATTTATTTTATAAGATTAGCAGTACCCTTAAGTGAAATAGACCAGCTATTAAATCAACAGATGATTAGTATTGTTTTAGTAACTTTAGTAGGGGTAATATTGCTTATTCTTTTAAACTCTATTTTGATTAAGCGATTAGTTAATCCTTTAGAATCTGTTAATGATGCCTTTAGTTTACTTGCAAAAGGAAAAACTGGTTTAGTACTTAATATAAAGCCCTCTAATATTGAGACAAAACAGCTAATCAAAGCCTTTAATAATATGTCGCTACAAATTAAAGAGAATATTGATAACATAGAAAACAGAGAGATGGAACTTACTACTTTAATTACATCTATGGCTAATGGATTATTATATATAAATGAAAAAGGCTACACTAAAATTATTAATCCTGCAGCACGTAAATTATTATCTTATACTGGTACATCAAATGCCGAATATGTAACAGTAATAAGAAATACTAAACTTATAAATATTGTTGAACAAGCTCTTGCAGATAAACAAGCTAGCCATAATGAAATAATGTTGCAGTTAAAAACAGGTAGTCATATAATTCAGCTTATGACTGTTCCATTATACACTCATAACAATACAGATTTTAGAGGAATAATGTTACTAATGCATGATATTACAGCAATAAGACACATTGAGCAAACTAGAAAAGATTTAATTGCTAATGTATCACATGATTTAAGAACACCAATAACCTCAATTGCTGGTTTTGTTGAAACAATTTTGCATATGGATGAAGACGATGAAAATATAAAAGAGTTTTTATCAATAATATATAAAGAAACAGAGCGGCTTAAAAAGCTAATTGATGACTTGTTAGAATTAGCTAAGCTAGAGGCAGGTCAGCTAAATATAACACTTAGTGAGGTAAGTATAGAACAAGTTATTACTAATGTTTTAACTAGATATAGTTCTAGAGCAAAACAAAAGAATATTATAATTGATAATAAAGTTAAAAACACTAGCTCTATTAAAGCTGATTTTTTTAGAGTAGAGCAAATACTCGATAACGTTATAAGCAATGCTTTAAAATATACCCCTAATAATGGAGTAATAACTATCTCTACTAGCTATGATAAAGACTATTTAAGTTTAAAAGTACTTGATTCTGGTTATGGCATTGATAGCAGTAAGTTAAATAGAATAACAGAGCAATTTTACCGAACAGACCGGGGTAGAACACGAGACAGTGGTGGACATGGTTTGGGCTTGGCCATTGTTAAAAACCTGATTGAAGCTCAAAATGGCGAGTTAATTATTAATAGTGAATTAGGCCACGGAACGGAAGTTATCTTAAAGTTTATGTTGTTATAG
- a CDS encoding response regulator transcription factor, translating into MKNKILICDDEPSIRQLLKYNLVKSNYAVSEAVSAEEALLKIDKEHFDLLILDIMLPDMDGLELCGIIQQKYATPIIFLSAKDSEVDKIVGLELGGDDYLSKPFSVRELLARVKAVLRRVETKPKSRMRHYNSLVIGQVVIDIDGRRVLKNNKEITLTSLEYELLVFLAKNKGKALHRHEIMDNVWGTTFVGDTRIIDVHVSHLRDKLNLEKDMDGYIETVRGIGYRLR; encoded by the coding sequence ATGAAAAATAAAATTTTAATTTGTGATGACGAACCTTCTATAAGACAATTGTTAAAATACAACCTTGTAAAAAGCAATTATGCAGTTTCGGAAGCTGTTAGTGCTGAAGAGGCTTTATTAAAGATAGATAAAGAGCATTTTGATTTACTAATCTTAGATATTATGTTGCCAGATATGGATGGACTAGAGCTATGTGGTATTATCCAGCAAAAATATGCTACCCCAATTATTTTTTTAAGTGCTAAAGACTCAGAAGTGGATAAAATAGTAGGTTTAGAATTGGGTGGAGATGATTATTTAAGTAAGCCATTTAGTGTAAGAGAGTTATTGGCAAGAGTAAAAGCTGTACTTAGAAGAGTTGAAACAAAACCCAAAAGTCGCATGAGACACTATAACTCTTTAGTAATAGGCCAGGTAGTAATTGATATAGATGGTAGAAGAGTATTAAAAAACAATAAAGAAATTACACTTACATCTTTAGAGTACGAGCTACTAGTTTTTTTGGCTAAAAATAAGGGCAAAGCATTACATCGTCATGAAATTATGGATAACGTGTGGGGTACTACTTTTGTAGGAGATACCCGTATTATTGATGTTCACGTAAGTCATTTAAGAGATAAATTAAACCTTGAAAAAGATATGGATGGTTATATTGAAACTGTACGAGGTATAGGATACAGATTAAGGTAA
- a CDS encoding NAD(P)-dependent oxidoreductase: protein MFKFVATALPDLPVAEDRILKTTGNEAELHIIPLPFESLQDKTKENWFNTLIEADAILVRSGIIDKYLIDQLKNCKVISLHGVGVDQVDVKYCYEKGIKVTNVPAGNATAVAELTIALMLDSLRKISYANKQISSKNWDSAKSIGNELGNQKVGLIGFGNIGYKVAQLCRCFGCEIKYFDKSANNTEFEFCDLNSLLEWSNIISIHVPLNNNTRSLIGYKELIKLGNNGILINVARGAIVNEEDLKRILRENKLKWLCCDVFWEEPPNFNNEIFNYNNVTFTPHIGGSTYECLENIALRATKDMLRVCKEQEPVHLVKV, encoded by the coding sequence ATGTTTAAATTTGTGGCAACAGCACTACCAGATTTACCTGTAGCTGAAGATAGAATTTTAAAAACCACAGGCAATGAAGCTGAGTTACATATCATACCGTTGCCTTTTGAGAGCCTGCAAGATAAAACTAAAGAAAACTGGTTTAATACCTTAATTGAAGCCGATGCTATTTTAGTGCGCTCTGGTATTATAGACAAATACTTAATAGATCAATTAAAAAACTGCAAGGTAATTAGTTTGCATGGGGTTGGGGTAGATCAAGTTGATGTTAAATATTGTTATGAAAAAGGTATTAAAGTTACAAATGTGCCTGCTGGTAATGCTACTGCGGTAGCTGAGCTAACAATAGCGCTTATGTTAGACTCTTTAAGAAAAATTAGCTATGCAAATAAACAAATTAGCAGTAAAAATTGGGACTCAGCTAAATCTATTGGTAATGAGCTAGGTAACCAAAAGGTAGGCCTAATTGGTTTTGGAAACATTGGTTATAAAGTAGCACAGCTATGCAGGTGTTTTGGTTGTGAGATTAAGTATTTTGATAAATCAGCAAACAACACAGAGTTTGAGTTTTGCGATTTAAACAGCTTATTAGAATGGTCTAATATTATCTCTATCCATGTACCTTTAAACAACAATACCAGATCACTTATAGGTTATAAGGAACTGATAAAACTTGGTAACAATGGCATACTAATTAATGTAGCTAGAGGAGCTATAGTTAATGAGGAAGATCTAAAACGAATTTTAAGAGAAAATAAACTAAAATGGTTATGCTGTGATGTTTTTTGGGAAGAACCGCCTAACTTTAATAATGAAATATTTAATTATAATAATGTGACGTTTACACCCCATATAGGTGGCTCAACTTATGAATGTTTAGAAAACATAGCGTTAAGAGCAACTAAAGATATGTTAAGAGTTTGTAAAGAACAAGAGCCAGTTCATTTAGTTAAGGTATAA